The sequence CCGCCCGCGGCGGCCCGCGCGACCGCCGTACGCACCCTCGCCGCGCTACGACAGCACCTCGCCGGCGCACCGGACGGCGCGCCGCTGGTGGTGCCGACCCGGTCCGCCGTAGCCGTCCACGCCGGCGACGTACCCGACCCGGCGCAGGCCGTGATCTGGGGCCTGGTGCGGTCGGCCGCGGTCGAGCACCCGGGCCGCTTCGTCCTCGTCGACACCGACGGCGACCCCGCCTCGGCCGCCGTCCTCGCGGCCGCCGTGGCCACCGGCGCCCCCGAACTCGCCCTGCGCGCCGACACGGTGTACGTCCCGGAGCTGACCCGCGTCACCGGTCCGGAGCCGGAGCGCACCGCCCCGGAAACCGTCCTGGACCCGGAGGGGACCGTTCTGGTCACCGGCGGTACCGGGAGCCTCGGGCGGCTGCTGGCCCGGCATCTGGTGACCCGGCACGGGGTGCGGCACCTGCTGCTGGCCGGCCGTGGCGGGCGGCTGCCCGAGCCCGGCGCCCTGGACGACCTGGCGGCCCTGGGCGCACGCGTGACCGTGGCCGCCTGTGACGTCACCGACCGGACCGCGCTCGCCGGCCTGCTGGCGTCCGTGCCGGACGAGCACCCGCTGACCGCCGTCGTGCACGCCGCGGGCGTCCTGGACGACGGCTTGGTCACCGACCTCACCCCCGAGCGGCTGGAGGCGGTCATGCGGCCCAAGGCCGACGCCGCCTGGCACCTGCACGAGCTGACCCGCGGCCTCGGCCTCGCCGCGTTCGTGCTGTTCTCCTCCGCCGCCGGCACCCTGGGCGCGGCGGGCCAGGCCAACTACGCGGCCGCGAACGCCTTCCTCGACGCCGTGGCCGCCCGGCGGCGCGCCGAGGGGCTGCCCGCCCTCTCGCTGGGCTGGGGACTGTGGGACACGGGGGAGGGCATGGCGGCCGGGCTCGGCGAGACGGAGCTGCGCCGGCTGGCCCGCGACGGCATCCTGCCGCTGTCCGCCGACCGCGCCCTGGCCCTGTTCGACCGCGCGCTGAGCGCCGCGCCGGCGCCGGCCGCCGACCGGGCCCTGCTGCTGCCGGTGCGCGTGCGGGTCACCGAGGACGCCCCCGCACTGGTACGGAACCTCGCCCCCGCAGCCGTCCGGCGCCCCGCCCGTCCGGCGGCCCCCCTCGCACCCGCGGCCGTCGAGCCGCTGCCGGACCGGCTGGCCCGCCTCGGCGCCGCCGACGCCCTGGACCTGCTGGTGGAAACGGTGTGCGGGCACGTCGCCGACGTCCTCGGCCACACCTCCGGCAGCGCCGTCGACCCCCAGCGCTCCCTGGGCGACCTGGGCGTGGACTCGCTGGCCGCGCTGGAGCTGCGCAACCGGCTCGGCGCGGACACCGGTCTGCGGCTGTCCACCACGCTCACCTTCGACTACCCGACCTCCGACGCCCTCGCCCGGCACCTGTTCACGGAGCTGGGCGGCGACCGCGCCGCCGAGCCGGCCGTCGACGTCGAGGCCGAAGTGGTGCGCCTGGAGGAGGTGCTGGGGACCGCGCTGGACTCGCCGGCGCTGGACGAGGAGCAGCGCGCCCGGGTGGCGGCCCGGCTGCGCACGCTCACCGCCCGCTGGGACGGCACCGGCGAGTGGCGGGAGAGCGGCACCGCGCCGACCGGCGGGACGGGGCTGGAGACGGCCACGGCCGACGAGCTGTTCGGCATCCTGGACGACGAACTCGGCAGCTTCGGCTGACCGTGCGGCGCACGGCACGCGGCCCCGCCGGAGACCTCCCGGTGGGGCCGTGTGCCGCGCTTCTCCTCGGGCCGGGCGCCGCGGGCCGCTCAGCCCGCCGAGGTGTGGGTGCCGGCCCAGCGGTCCGACAGCTTGGGGATGCGGTGCTCCAGCATCTTCGACGGCAGCTCCGCCCGGCTGGCCACCTGGAGCTTGCGGTAGACCCGGGTGAGGTGCTGCTCCACCGTGCTGATGGTGACGTGCAGCCGGGCGCTGATCTCCCGGTTGGTGTAGCCGAGCGCGGCCAGCCCGGCGACCCGGCACTCGGCGTCGCTGAGGATGGCCGGGCCGTCCTCGGACTCGGCGGCCTCGGGCCGTACGGGGTCCTCCAGCAGGTGCGCGTCGACCGGCGACTCGATCCGGCAGGCCTCGGCCTCCCGGGCGGCCCGCCGGGCCACCAGCCGGGCCCGGGCGTACTCGCCGAGTTCGTAGTGCGCGGCGGACAGGTCGGCGTACGCCTGCGCCAGCGCGTAGCGGTCGCCGGACGTCTTGAGCAGGTCGATCGTCTCGCGCAGCAGCGAGGCCCGGCGGTGCGGCTTGCTGGTCGCGGCCAGCAGCCGCAGGGCCGTGGCCCGGGCCCGGGAGCTGTACCCGCCCGGCAGCCGCAACTGCTCCTCGGCCCACTCGCGGGCCGTACGGGCCTTGCCGATCCGCAGATTGGCCAGGGCCAGGTCGGACCGCCAGGGGATGCCCTTCTGCAGGCTGGGATTGCCCTCGCGGAGCAGCCGGCCGCAGGTCTCGAAGTCGCCCAGGGCCGCGAACGGCCGGTCGGTGGCGAGGTAGTGGTGGCCGCGGGCCCGCAGGTACTGGATGCCGAACACGGTGCGGAACATGGGTTCCGGTACATCGTGCTTGAGCAGTTCCTCGGCCTCGGCGTGGGAGCCGGTGGCGGTGTGCGCCGAGATGGCCGTCGACAGCGGCAGGCCGATCAGCACCCCCCAGCTCTGCGCGCCCAGGATGCCGAGCGCGTCGAGCGCGCCGCGCGACGCGGCGGTCACGTCCCCTTGGAGCAGGGCTATCTCGGCCCGGATGGAGCCGAGCAATGCCTGCCAGGTCGTCGCCCCGCGCTCCGCGGCGCACTCCAGCAGCCCGTCACAGGCCTCGGCGGCGATCGCGGGCCGGTCCGCGTGGGCGATCGCCAGCAGCGACATCGCCACCAGTTCGAGGTTGAGGTGGTCCAGCTGGTGTCCCTGCAGGGCCTGCGCGACGGCCGCCGCGGACTCGTCGGTGGCCTCGCCGCCGACGAGCGCCGCCACCCGCGCGGCCAGTCCGCCGCCGTCGGCGCGCACCGGGCGGGGACGCGGGACGGGGCCGGCGGCCGGTGCGGCCTTGCCGGGCAGCGCCACGCCGTAGAACCACTGCCGCACGAACTCCACCTCCGCGACGATCTGCGCGTCGGCGGACGACTGGGCGTGCACGAGCGTGGCCACGGCCTTGGCCGCCAGCTCGGTGTCGCCCCGCCACAGCAGATACCGCAGGACGGTGGCGGTGTCCCGCATGCTCAGCCCGCCGTCCAGCGCGACGTCGCGCAGCGGCTCCAGATGGGGGCCGGCCGCCGCCGGGTTGGTACGCCACTGGGCGCGGGCCAGGGCCACGGACAGCGCGTGGCGTTCGCCTTCGTCGGCGCAGACGCGCAGGACCATGCCGAGGTAGTCGGTGCAGCGCTCCACGTCGTCGGCGGCCAGCGCCTGTTCCGCGGCGGCGCGCAGCACGCCCGCGCCCCAGCGCGCCGGGACCAGGCCGGCGGCGTGCAGATGCCGTGCCACCTCGACGGCGGGAGCGCCGGAACGATACAGCAGGTGAGCGATCCGGCCGTGCAGCTCGGTGCGGGCGGTGGGATCCATGTCCTCCAGGACGGCCGCGGCGGCGGTGGGGTGCCGGAAGGCGTGACCGTCCAGCAGCCCGGAGGAGTTGAGGACGGCGACGGCCTCCTGGGCGCCGGCGGGCGTGGTGCCGGCCGGCTCCGCGACGGAGACGGTCTGCGCGAG comes from Streptomyces sp. SCL15-4 and encodes:
- a CDS encoding AAA family ATPase, which encodes MGRGTMHIFGRSRELLYLAEAFTDCTRGNGRLVIITGGPGTGKTQLMHEFLATLNSADARILAGTACAAERRQPMSLVGQLLGNAEAENALAHHALPAARPPAADGRPREPGSRTPSAPSVLRAAEGTEALLSLVPGERPLVIAVDDAHAMDAESLTTLLHLLRRSRSRRVLVVCATSGHFGAARSDAHTELLRQPHQRVRLAPLSEASVGELLAAQAGRALPDLVCGAYHRATAGSPLLIHALLDDSAGLGPEIGPPVAGAAYRQAVLSLLHRGGAAQVRVARVLAALGTLAQTVSVAEPAGTTPAGAQEAVAVLNSSGLLDGHAFRHPTAAAAVLEDMDPTARTELHGRIAHLLYRSGAPAVEVARHLHAAGLVPARWGAGVLRAAAEQALAADDVERCTDYLGMVLRVCADEGERHALSVALARAQWRTNPAAAGPHLEPLRDVALDGGLSMRDTATVLRYLLWRGDTELAAKAVATLVHAQSSADAQIVAEVEFVRQWFYGVALPGKAAPAAGPVPRPRPVRADGGGLAARVAALVGGEATDESAAAVAQALQGHQLDHLNLELVAMSLLAIAHADRPAIAAEACDGLLECAAERGATTWQALLGSIRAEIALLQGDVTAASRGALDALGILGAQSWGVLIGLPLSTAISAHTATGSHAEAEELLKHDVPEPMFRTVFGIQYLRARGHHYLATDRPFAALGDFETCGRLLREGNPSLQKGIPWRSDLALANLRIGKARTAREWAEEQLRLPGGYSSRARATALRLLAATSKPHRRASLLRETIDLLKTSGDRYALAQAYADLSAAHYELGEYARARLVARRAAREAEACRIESPVDAHLLEDPVRPEAAESEDGPAILSDAECRVAGLAALGYTNREISARLHVTISTVEQHLTRVYRKLQVASRAELPSKMLEHRIPKLSDRWAGTHTSAG